A genomic segment from Luteolibacter ambystomatis encodes:
- a CDS encoding transposase → MLRFRPLDPERNVERTHGALPHWSQEGAVHFVTFRLHDSIPAAALERWHRERAEWLAVRGEAPDRDGWFERLSPDHRREYSRRFGRAVEDEMDRGMGSCVLRQPEHARIVADALEHFHGERYVLGDYVIMPNHVHLLVMPGAEQRIGAILQSWKSFTARAINERAGRRGALWQRESFDHIVRNRRQLDRLAGYIAENPIKAKLPAGEYLHRPVEWEPM, encoded by the coding sequence ATGCTGCGCTTCCGTCCCCTGGACCCGGAAAGGAACGTGGAAAGGACCCACGGGGCGCTGCCGCACTGGAGCCAGGAAGGTGCGGTCCACTTCGTCACCTTCCGCTTGCACGACTCGATTCCCGCCGCGGCTCTGGAACGCTGGCACCGCGAACGCGCGGAATGGCTCGCGGTGCGCGGCGAGGCTCCGGATCGCGATGGCTGGTTCGAGCGCCTTTCCCCGGATCACCGGCGCGAATATTCACGCCGCTTCGGGCGGGCCGTGGAGGATGAGATGGACCGCGGCATGGGGTCCTGCGTGCTCCGCCAGCCGGAGCATGCGAGGATCGTGGCCGATGCGCTGGAGCATTTCCATGGGGAGCGGTACGTCCTCGGCGACTATGTGATCATGCCGAACCATGTGCATCTGCTCGTGATGCCCGGAGCGGAGCAACGGATCGGCGCGATTCTCCAGTCGTGGAAGAGTTTCACGGCCCGTGCGATCAATGAGCGAGCCGGCAGACGCGGCGCGCTGTGGCAGCGGGAGAGCTTCGATCACATCGTGCGGAACCGCCGGCAGTTGGATCGGTTGGCCGGTTACATTGCGGAGAATCCCATCAAGGCGAAGCTGCCGGCAGGAGAGTACCTGCACCGGCCCGTGGAGTGGGAGCCGATGTAG
- a CDS encoding choice-of-anchor tandem repeat GloVer-containing protein, which translates to MFRPFLFLLAATATTALHAAPVFQKLREFTARPSAPDGALVLAADGNFYGISRSGGDHGYGTVFRMTPAGVMSVVGSCGDIREEISPMNPDARAFLAPDGTIYGTSYYTMGSSDGVLFRYSLQDGFSPATAVFHRSASAPGAPNGRLVADASGNLYGKAYSGGNGSTVSLPGFGGIYRIAPGGAPEMIHSFDAEQYGQYQTGLVAGPDGAFYGFCLTAGSPARHTFFRITTDGTFTPLAYLEAALSGGPVPTVTPTLGPDGAFYAISGPDNYDGALIRLTTGGEVSVIAAFAGTGQGARSELLLAPDGNFYGTTAGTGYPGSAGTVFRFSPTGTYTLLHTFQPDDGRGYQPSNGLALGPDGQLYGTTWATMEDPYATHETFMPLAYKISTAGTFTVLRSFGADFPGRAANPLLMEKDGRFVTAVDAGGTGGTGGVLRLQPDGGASFIASYDARSGSQSAGNVTLGRDGNYYGTTSYRGGQVPFVPGTFPSGTFYRVTPDGTLTALAAFSQKSYYGAFAPVQGADGNFYAAGYGYNSQPYGDNPVILKLSPRGGISLVPNSWLQETYNTHLTPLRDGSLLVGGYGWLSWYTEDPGSIMRVGRNGATTTFATFPYSLTGPSMRRINEFTPGPRGSYYTYARNVSGNSSLYRLEAKGALVPILDPFPDDYAPAGSPLMAADGNFYGVGTRASDYSCVLFRITPDGGWSVLDEFTDADRTFSSGLLQGTDGHLYGLRTVTDGLPGSTGDFFRYRLGASATIGDATGIVWNGATLHGTVDPAGTDTTVGFQLSLDPEFRRPVTVKAGVVTAGQGESAIAATATRLLPGRTYWVRVVTVNAENPVPQVSEARTFTTPPRPSLREIFGR; encoded by the coding sequence ATGTTCCGCCCGTTCCTTTTCCTCCTCGCCGCGACCGCCACGACGGCGCTCCACGCCGCGCCGGTTTTCCAGAAGCTCCGTGAATTCACCGCCCGCCCGTCCGCGCCGGACGGTGCGCTGGTGCTGGCGGCGGATGGGAATTTCTACGGCATCTCTCGTAGCGGCGGGGACCACGGCTACGGCACGGTCTTCCGCATGACTCCGGCCGGGGTGATGAGCGTGGTGGGGAGCTGCGGGGACATCCGGGAGGAGATCTCGCCGATGAACCCGGACGCCCGTGCCTTCCTCGCGCCGGATGGCACGATCTACGGGACCTCCTACTACACGATGGGCAGCAGCGATGGCGTGCTCTTCCGCTACAGCCTCCAGGACGGCTTCTCCCCCGCCACCGCCGTTTTCCACCGCAGTGCGTCCGCCCCGGGTGCCCCGAATGGCAGGCTGGTGGCGGATGCTTCCGGAAACCTCTATGGAAAGGCGTACTCGGGTGGCAATGGCAGCACAGTCAGCTTGCCCGGCTTCGGCGGGATCTACCGCATCGCTCCCGGCGGTGCGCCGGAGATGATCCATTCCTTCGATGCGGAGCAGTACGGCCAGTATCAGACCGGACTGGTGGCGGGACCGGATGGCGCTTTCTACGGCTTCTGCCTGACCGCCGGTTCGCCGGCCCGGCACACGTTCTTCCGGATCACCACGGACGGGACCTTCACCCCCCTCGCCTATCTGGAGGCGGCGCTGTCCGGCGGACCGGTGCCGACGGTGACGCCCACGCTGGGCCCGGACGGTGCCTTCTACGCCATCAGCGGCCCGGATAACTACGATGGGGCGCTGATCCGCCTGACGACGGGCGGCGAGGTGAGCGTGATCGCCGCCTTCGCGGGCACGGGCCAGGGCGCGCGCTCCGAGCTGCTGCTGGCACCGGACGGGAACTTCTACGGCACGACTGCTGGCACCGGCTACCCCGGCAGCGCGGGCACGGTCTTCCGCTTCTCCCCCACCGGCACCTACACGCTGCTCCACACCTTCCAGCCGGACGATGGCCGGGGCTACCAGCCCAGCAACGGGCTGGCCCTGGGACCGGATGGCCAGCTCTATGGCACCACCTGGGCGACGATGGAGGACCCCTACGCCACGCATGAAACCTTCATGCCGCTGGCCTACAAGATCTCGACGGCGGGCACGTTCACTGTGCTGCGCTCCTTCGGAGCAGACTTCCCCGGGCGGGCGGCCAATCCGCTGCTGATGGAGAAGGACGGCCGCTTTGTCACCGCGGTGGATGCCGGTGGCACGGGCGGGACCGGCGGCGTGCTGCGCCTCCAGCCGGACGGCGGCGCGTCGTTCATCGCCAGCTACGATGCGCGTAGTGGCAGCCAGAGCGCGGGCAATGTCACGCTGGGCCGGGATGGGAACTACTATGGGACTACGAGCTACCGGGGAGGACAGGTTCCCTTCGTCCCGGGCACGTTTCCCTCGGGCACGTTCTACCGGGTGACTCCGGATGGCACGCTCACGGCGCTGGCGGCTTTTTCCCAGAAGAGCTATTACGGGGCCTTCGCCCCGGTGCAGGGCGCGGATGGGAATTTCTATGCGGCCGGATACGGCTACAACTCCCAGCCCTACGGAGACAATCCCGTCATTCTCAAGCTGAGTCCGCGCGGGGGGATCTCGTTGGTTCCCAACTCATGGCTCCAGGAAACCTACAACACCCACCTCACGCCGCTGCGGGACGGCTCGCTGCTGGTGGGCGGCTACGGCTGGCTCAGCTGGTATACGGAGGATCCGGGCAGCATCATGCGGGTGGGCCGCAACGGTGCCACGACCACCTTCGCGACCTTCCCCTACAGCCTCACCGGGCCCTCGATGAGACGCATCAACGAGTTCACGCCCGGTCCGCGCGGCAGCTACTACACCTACGCGCGCAATGTCTCCGGAAACAGCAGTCTCTACCGGCTGGAGGCAAAGGGCGCGCTGGTGCCGATCCTCGATCCCTTCCCGGACGACTACGCCCCGGCGGGCAGCCCGCTGATGGCGGCGGATGGGAATTTCTACGGGGTGGGCACGCGCGCTTCCGACTATTCCTGCGTGCTCTTCCGGATCACGCCGGACGGCGGTTGGAGCGTGCTGGATGAGTTCACGGACGCGGACCGGACGTTTTCCAGCGGTCTGCTGCAGGGCACGGACGGCCATCTCTACGGGCTGCGCACGGTGACGGACGGGCTGCCGGGTTCCACGGGGGATTTCTTCCGCTATCGCCTGGGTGCGTCCGCCACGATCGGTGACGCCACCGGCATCGTGTGGAACGGAGCCACGCTGCATGGCACGGTCGATCCCGCGGGCACGGATACGACCGTGGGCTTCCAGTTGAGTCTCGATCCTGAGTTCCGTCGTCCGGTGACGGTGAAGGCCGGCGTGGTGACGGCGGGCCAGGGGGAAAGCGCGATCGCCGCCACGGCCACGCGCTTGCTGCCGGGACGCACGTACTGGGTGCGCGTGGTGACGGTGAATGCGGAGAATCCGGTGCCGCAGGTGAGCGAGGCACGCACGTTCACAACGCCGCCGCGGCCATCGCTGAGGGAGATTTTCGGGAGGTGA